The following is a genomic window from Chitinophaga caseinilytica.
ATGATTGCCGATGATGCGTTCCTGTTCGTAAAACCCGTGATGGGCGAAGAAACGGACGCTTTCCAACGCAATGGTCAGCATATGAAAAGATTAAAAGGAAAGGGCCGACGTTCCATCGGCCCTTTCGTATGTAAGATTTAGTGTCCTTTAGCGGAAAGGTAACGCTCGGCGTCGAGCGCGGCCATACAACCGCTGCCGGCGGCCGTTACGGCCTGGCGGTAGTTCTTGTCCTGCACGTCTCCGCAAGCGAAAACGCCTTCCACGCTGGTTTTGGTGGTGCCGGGGATGGTTTTGATGTATCCCTGCTCGTCCATGTCCAGCTGGCCGTTGAAGATGCCGGAGTTCGGCTGGTGGCCGATGGCCACGAAGAACGCGCTCACGGGGATCGTTTTCTCTTCTTTGGTCTGGGTATTGAGGATGCGAACGCCTTCCACTTTGTTTTCCCCTACTACTTCCAGGGTTTCTGAGTTCCAGTATACCATGATGTTGGAGGTTTTGAGGACGCGGTCCTGCATTACCTTCGACGCTCTCATTTCATGACGGCGCACGAGCATATGTACGTTGGAGCAGATTTTGGAAAGATAGAGGGCTTCTTCGGCGGCGGTGTCTCCCGCGCCAACGATAGCCGCTTCCTTGCCGCGGAAGAAGAACCCGTCACACACGGCGCAGGCGGAAACGCCGCTGCCGTTGAGGCGTTGTTCGGAGGGCAGGCCCAGCCATTTGGCGGAGGCGCCGGTGGCTATAATGATCGCATCGGCGGTGATGGTCTTTTCTTCATCGATGACAACCTTGAAGGGCTGCGACGAAAAATCTACGGAAGTGGCCATGCCATAGCGGATATCGGCTCCCATGCGGGCGGCCTGTTTTTCGAAGTCCACCATCATTTCCGGACCCTGGATGCCTTCGGGGTAACCGGGATAGTTTTCCACTTCCGTGGTGATGGTGAGCTGGCCTCCGGGCTGGATGCCCTGGTAGAGGACGGGCTTCAGGTTCGCTCTGGCGGCATAGATGGCTGCGGTGTACCCTGCGGGGCCGGAGCCGATGATCAGGACATGTGCATGTTCCTGGTTAGTGTTGTTTTCCATGCTGTTGTTTTCTGCTTGTTGGTTTGGTTTGGTTTTGATTTCGATTATTTAGGGATAATGATCCTTTCATATGTTACGCTGTAGCCACCCCAGTACCCTTTGGCGTTGGAGACGTTACCCTTTGCGCGGGTCGCCGGCCCGAGGGGTCTGCCCCTTTCGCCCAGGCGGTGC
Proteins encoded in this region:
- the trxB gene encoding thioredoxin-disulfide reductase, whose translation is MENNTNQEHAHVLIIGSGPAGYTAAIYAARANLKPVLYQGIQPGGQLTITTEVENYPGYPEGIQGPEMMVDFEKQAARMGADIRYGMATSVDFSSQPFKVVIDEEKTITADAIIIATGASAKWLGLPSEQRLNGSGVSACAVCDGFFFRGKEAAIVGAGDTAAEEALYLSKICSNVHMLVRRHEMRASKVMQDRVLKTSNIMVYWNSETLEVVGENKVEGVRILNTQTKEEKTIPVSAFFVAIGHQPNSGIFNGQLDMDEQGYIKTIPGTTKTSVEGVFACGDVQDKNYRQAVTAAGSGCMAALDAERYLSAKGH